A single Rubrivivax gelatinosus IL144 DNA region contains:
- a CDS encoding rhomboid family intramembrane serine protease encodes MFGAPVATLLLLAIVVASAVALRWREDWLERGLFRPFWVTRRGQWGTVVSSAFLHADWPHLLFNAFTFWAFAFALERRIGSAAFALLYSAGIAGSAFGTWLQHRREPAYRTLGASGAVLAVLFASIVYFPTGSIYVFPLPVPLPAPLFALGYLAYTIWASRQDFGRVNHDAHLGGAVVGLVFVGITDPTAVAVALAAWLG; translated from the coding sequence ATGTTCGGCGCCCCCGTCGCGACGCTGCTGCTGCTCGCCATCGTCGTCGCCAGCGCGGTGGCGCTGCGCTGGCGCGAGGACTGGCTCGAACGCGGCCTGTTCCGGCCGTTCTGGGTGACGCGCCGCGGCCAGTGGGGCACGGTCGTCAGCTCGGCCTTCCTGCACGCCGACTGGCCGCACCTGCTGTTCAACGCGTTCACCTTCTGGGCGTTCGCGTTCGCGCTGGAGCGGCGCATCGGCAGCGCCGCGTTCGCCCTGCTGTACTCGGCGGGCATCGCCGGCAGCGCCTTCGGCACCTGGCTGCAGCACCGGCGCGAGCCGGCCTACCGCACGCTGGGCGCCTCGGGTGCGGTGCTGGCGGTGCTGTTCGCCTCGATCGTCTATTTCCCGACCGGGTCGATCTACGTCTTCCCGCTGCCGGTGCCGCTGCCCGCGCCCTTGTTCGCGCTGGGCTACCTCGCGTACACGATCTGGGCGTCGCGCCAGGATTTCGGCCGCGTCAACCACGACGCGCACCTCGGTGGTGCAGTCGTCGGCCTGGTTTTTGTCGGCATCACCGACCCGACGGCCGTCGCGGTGGCGCTGGCCGCCTGGCTGGGCTGA
- a CDS encoding HD-GYP domain-containing protein, with protein sequence MSQTIAVQDLRVGMYVHLDLGWMSHPFPLSSFRISSPEQIATIRSLGLQRLRWAPERSALDDEPPAEAPAGAAATPAAPFDTPEQRAARRRREALAAQRAAAQQCERQYIEAGRAWRDALDSVPQRPEQARLTTESLTGALLDKMLVDGEMCIRLLSTGAGDRATAHALNVAVISLLLGRAFGLARDEMLDLGVGALLHDVGKIDIPDRLHHLDDGFTSAELNAYRDHVARGVAQGRRMTLAPAALLVLAQHHEHADGSGFPMRLTVERMATGARIVALVNRYDNLCNPALLARALTPHEALSILFAQSRTKYDPAILNAFIKMMGVYPAGSVVQLSDERYAMVVSVNSSRPLRPRLLVHDARIARDEALFLDLETEPEVGIRRSLSPAKLPREALEYLAPRHRLTYFFEPAPTRAEVEALDEEIGA encoded by the coding sequence ATGTCGCAAACGATCGCCGTCCAGGATTTGCGGGTCGGGATGTACGTCCACCTCGATCTCGGGTGGATGTCGCACCCGTTCCCGCTGTCGAGCTTTCGCATCAGCTCTCCCGAGCAGATCGCGACGATCCGCTCGCTCGGGCTGCAGCGTCTGCGCTGGGCGCCGGAGCGCAGCGCGCTCGACGACGAGCCGCCCGCCGAGGCGCCGGCCGGCGCCGCCGCCACGCCGGCAGCGCCCTTCGACACGCCCGAGCAGCGCGCCGCCCGCCGCCGCCGCGAGGCGCTGGCCGCCCAGCGCGCCGCGGCGCAGCAGTGCGAGCGCCAGTACATCGAGGCCGGACGCGCCTGGCGCGATGCCCTGGACTCGGTGCCGCAGCGTCCCGAGCAGGCGCGTCTGACGACCGAGTCGCTGACCGGCGCGCTGCTGGACAAGATGCTGGTCGACGGCGAGATGTGCATCCGCCTGCTGAGCACCGGTGCCGGTGACCGCGCGACCGCGCACGCGCTCAACGTCGCCGTGATCTCGCTGCTGCTGGGCCGCGCCTTCGGCCTGGCGCGCGACGAGATGCTGGACCTGGGCGTCGGCGCGCTGCTGCACGACGTCGGCAAGATCGACATCCCCGACCGCCTGCACCACCTGGACGACGGCTTCACCAGCGCCGAACTCAACGCCTACCGCGACCACGTCGCGCGCGGCGTCGCGCAGGGCCGGCGCATGACGCTGGCGCCGGCGGCGCTGCTGGTGCTGGCCCAGCACCACGAACACGCCGACGGTTCGGGCTTCCCGATGCGGCTGACGGTCGAGCGCATGGCCACCGGGGCGCGCATCGTCGCGCTGGTCAACCGCTACGACAACCTCTGCAACCCGGCGCTGCTGGCCCGGGCGCTGACGCCGCACGAGGCGCTGTCGATCCTGTTCGCGCAGTCGCGCACCAAGTACGACCCGGCGATCCTCAACGCCTTCATCAAGATGATGGGCGTGTACCCGGCGGGTTCGGTGGTGCAGCTGTCCGACGAGCGCTACGCGATGGTCGTCAGCGTCAACTCCTCGCGCCCGCTGCGCCCGCGCCTGCTGGTGCACGACGCGCGCATCGCGCGCGACGAGGCGTTGTTCCTGGACCTGGAGACCGAGCCCGAGGTCGGCATCCGCCGCAGCCTGAGCCCGGCCAAGCTGCCGCGCGAGGCGCTGGAGTACCTGGCGCCGCGCCACCGCCTGACCTATTTCTTCGAGCCCGCGCCGACGCGCGCCGAGGTCGAGGCCCTGGACGAGGAGATCGGGGCGTGA
- a CDS encoding putative bifunctional diguanylate cyclase/phosphodiesterase gives MNLIAAWAPLLDSLPMAGWIIELAGQTVVAANPEATRLLESPVAELLGRRVTQWLATPEDIAYWADIATGRYAPLRSDSLVCTPGGGTLPVERHVQPLPGGAAGVPTHALVTLRDRSGEQRAEDEREAVVAELQATLESTGDGILVTDLEGRVRAFNRRFGQIWAVPEELLEARDSTGIHDWMRRRTLDAEGYDRRLAALRAAPLLSSTERLELVEGQTVQRVTRPLWGRAGPQGRVYSFSDQTELVKVRALSETLSSHDALTRLPNRTLLAEKVAEAALRWRREQQPFALLVVDLDHFRRVNDSFGQQVANRVLCEVAERIGAALRSQDVLARIGGDNFAALLQDADQASAQKAVLRVLKVVNTQPFDADGTPFSLTCSVGIALCPQDGQALDDLVRQAEAAVRRAKAAGRAGYRFAEPVPGGDAHSHVRMVHAMREALKAGHFRLHYQPQIRFRDGAVCGAEALLRWRDPQLGEIAPAAFIPVAEDSGFIVTLGSWVLSQAVRQAALWHEAGRSLTVAINVSALQFRQPDFVSQVADVLAVSGLPAHLLELELTESILVEKADEALERLQALDRLGVQLALDDFGTGYSCLGALKRMPIGRLKIDRSFVAGLPDDDTDVGLVRAISQLAQALGKRVVAEGVENEAQRRFLAELGCESFQGFLYAPAMDPASFERHLPPPRPRPMPTAGGRHIRLVR, from the coding sequence GTGAACCTGATCGCTGCCTGGGCGCCGCTCCTCGACAGCCTGCCGATGGCCGGCTGGATCATCGAGCTCGCCGGGCAGACCGTGGTCGCCGCCAACCCCGAGGCCACGCGCCTGCTCGAGTCGCCCGTCGCCGAACTGCTCGGCCGCCGCGTGACCCAGTGGCTGGCCACGCCCGAGGACATCGCCTACTGGGCCGACATCGCCACCGGCCGCTACGCGCCGCTGCGCTCTGACAGCCTGGTTTGCACGCCCGGCGGCGGCACGCTGCCGGTCGAACGCCACGTGCAGCCGCTGCCCGGCGGCGCCGCCGGCGTGCCGACGCACGCCCTGGTGACGCTGCGCGACCGCAGCGGCGAACAGCGCGCCGAGGACGAACGCGAGGCCGTCGTCGCCGAACTGCAGGCGACGCTGGAATCGACCGGCGACGGCATCCTCGTCACCGACCTCGAAGGCCGGGTGCGCGCCTTCAACCGCCGCTTCGGCCAGATCTGGGCCGTGCCCGAGGAACTGCTGGAAGCGCGCGACAGCACCGGCATCCACGACTGGATGCGCCGGCGCACGCTGGACGCCGAAGGCTACGACCGCCGCCTGGCGGCACTGCGCGCGGCGCCGCTGCTGTCCTCGACCGAGCGGCTGGAGCTCGTCGAGGGCCAGACCGTGCAGCGCGTGACGCGCCCGCTGTGGGGCCGTGCCGGGCCGCAGGGCCGGGTCTATTCGTTCTCCGACCAGACCGAGCTGGTCAAGGTGCGCGCGCTGTCGGAGACGCTGTCCTCGCACGACGCGCTGACGCGCCTGCCCAACCGCACGCTGCTGGCCGAGAAGGTGGCCGAAGCCGCGCTGCGCTGGCGCCGCGAGCAGCAGCCGTTCGCGCTGCTGGTCGTCGACCTGGACCATTTCCGCCGCGTCAACGACAGCTTCGGCCAGCAGGTCGCCAACCGAGTGCTCTGCGAGGTCGCCGAGCGCATCGGCGCGGCGCTGCGCTCGCAGGACGTGCTGGCGCGCATCGGCGGCGACAACTTCGCCGCGCTGCTGCAGGACGCCGACCAGGCCAGCGCGCAGAAGGCCGTGCTGCGCGTGCTCAAGGTCGTCAACACCCAGCCTTTCGACGCCGACGGCACGCCGTTCTCGCTGACCTGCAGCGTCGGCATCGCGCTGTGCCCGCAGGACGGCCAGGCGCTGGACGACCTGGTGCGCCAGGCCGAGGCCGCGGTGCGCCGCGCCAAGGCCGCCGGCCGCGCCGGCTACCGCTTCGCCGAGCCGGTGCCCGGCGGCGACGCGCATTCGCACGTGCGCATGGTGCACGCGATGCGCGAGGCGCTGAAGGCCGGCCACTTCCGCCTGCACTACCAGCCGCAGATCCGCTTCCGCGACGGCGCCGTCTGCGGCGCCGAGGCGCTGCTGCGCTGGCGCGACCCGCAGTTGGGCGAGATCGCGCCGGCGGCGTTCATCCCCGTCGCCGAGGACAGCGGCTTCATCGTCACGCTGGGCAGTTGGGTGCTGTCGCAGGCGGTGCGCCAGGCGGCGCTGTGGCACGAGGCGGGCCGTTCGCTGACCGTGGCGATCAACGTCTCGGCGCTGCAGTTCCGCCAGCCCGACTTCGTCTCGCAGGTGGCCGACGTGCTGGCCGTCAGCGGCCTGCCGGCGCATCTGCTGGAGCTGGAGCTGACCGAGTCCATCCTCGTCGAGAAGGCCGACGAGGCGCTGGAGCGGCTGCAGGCGCTGGACCGCCTGGGCGTGCAGCTGGCGCTGGACGACTTCGGCACCGGCTACTCCTGCCTGGGTGCGCTCAAGCGCATGCCGATCGGGCGGCTGAAGATCGACCGCAGCTTCGTCGCCGGCCTGCCCGACGACGACACCGACGTCGGCCTGGTGCGCGCGATCAGCCAGCTCGCCCAGGCGCTGGGCAAGCGTGTCGTCGCCGAAGGCGTCGAGAACGAGGCCCAGCGGCGTTTCCTCGCCGAACTGGGCTGCGAGAGCTTCCAGGGCTTCCTCTACGCCCCGGCGATGGACCCGGCCTCGTTCGAGCGCCACCTGCCGCCGCCGCGCCCGCGGCCGATGCCGACCGCCGGCGGCCGCCACATCCGCCTCGTGCGCTGA
- a CDS encoding DUF3563 family protein, whose protein sequence is MSVVEILKALLPDLESQQERDENYLATSEDDADLERRLHELDDRGRDVPAQAIALGLYER, encoded by the coding sequence ATGAGCGTTGTCGAGATCCTGAAAGCCCTGTTGCCCGACCTGGAATCGCAGCAGGAACGCGACGAGAACTACCTCGCCACCAGCGAGGACGACGCCGACCTCGAGCGGCGATTGCACGAACTCGACGACCGCGGCCGCGACGTTCCGGCGCAGGCGATCGCCCTGGGCCTGTACGAACGCTGA